A stretch of the Poseidonibacter parvus genome encodes the following:
- the rplT gene encoding 50S ribosomal protein L20 gives MPRVKTGVVRRRRHKKVLKAARGFFSGRSKHFRKAKEQLEHSMVYAYRDRRQKKRDIRKLWIVRINAACRLNDINYSRFMNGLKIAGITLDRKILADMAMNDYTSFVSLVNSAKDALK, from the coding sequence ATGCCTAGAGTTAAAACTGGTGTAGTTAGAAGAAGAAGACATAAGAAAGTATTAAAAGCTGCTAGAGGATTTTTTAGTGGTAGAAGTAAGCATTTTAGAAAGGCCAAAGAGCAATTAGAACACTCAATGGTATATGCATACAGAGATAGAAGACAGAAAAAAAGAGATATTAGAAAGCTTTGGATTGTAAGAATCAATGCTGCTTGTAGATTAAATGATATCAACTATTCTAGATTCATGAACGGATTAAAAATAGCTGGAATTACTTTAGATAGAAAAATCTTAGCTGATATGGCTATGAATGATTATACATCATTTGTATCATTAGTTAATTCTGCAAAAGATGCATTAAAATAA